One Rosa chinensis cultivar Old Blush chromosome 3, RchiOBHm-V2, whole genome shotgun sequence DNA window includes the following coding sequences:
- the LOC112194961 gene encoding actin-depolymerizing factor-like encodes MWVGVLDLWVFVIQGNASSGMGVAEDCCNTFLELQRKKAFRYVIFKIDEKKKEVVVEKTGGPAESYDDFTGSLPENDCRYAIYDFDFVTSENCQKSKIFFIA; translated from the exons ATGTGGGTTGGAGTACTTGACTTATGGGTCTTTGTTATTCAGGGAAATGCTTCCTCTGGCATGGGTGTTGCTGAGGACTGCTGCAATACATTCTTGGAACTGCAGAGAAAGAAGGCCTTTCGCTATGTGATTTTTAAGATtgatgagaagaagaaagaggttgTGGTAGAAAAGACTGGAGGCCCAGCTGAAAGTTATGATGATTTCACTGGTTCATTGCCTGAAAATGATTGCCGATATGCAATCTATGACTTTGATTTTGTCACTTCAGAGAATTGCCAGAAGAGCAAGATCTTCTTCATTGCAtg A